A genome region from Camarhynchus parvulus chromosome 15, STF_HiC, whole genome shotgun sequence includes the following:
- the BRI3BP gene encoding LOW QUALITY PROTEIN: BRI3-binding protein (The sequence of the model RefSeq protein was modified relative to this genomic sequence to represent the inferred CDS: deleted 2 bases in 1 codon) has protein sequence MAAARRVQLRGLLLLLLLLLLGAAGPGARAARSRGADRQNSLRRAASGLYQGVSGLFGEDNVRALQKFFSRLTERFVNGVDVLMDTFWRIWTDLLDVLGIDASNLTHYFSPAAIANNPTRALLLIGAILLAYWFLSLFLGFFFYLLHMLFGRFFWIARVALFTLSCVYILQKYEGDPEHAVLPLCFVVAVYFMTGPVGFYWRRNSNSSLEEKMDHLDSQIRLLNIRLSRVIENLDRGSEQ, from the exons atggcggcggcgcggcgggtGCAGCTCCGgggc ctgctgctgctgctgctgctgctgctgctcggcgcggcggggcccggcgctCGGGCCGCCCGGAGCCGCGGCGCCGACCGCCAGAACAGCCTGCGCCGCGCCGCCAGCGGCCTCTACCAGGGCGTCAGCGGCCTCTTCGGCGAGGACAACGTGCGGGCCCTGCAGAAG tttttctcAAGGTTGACAGAGAGGTTTGTGAATGGGGTGGATGTATTAATGGACACATTCTGGAGAATATGGACTGATTTGTTAGATGTTCTTGGAATTGATG CCTCCAACCTGACTCATTATTTCAGCCCAGCAGCCATTGCCAACAACCCGACCCGTGCCCTCCTGCTGATCGGTGCCATTTTACTGGCCTACTGGTTTTTATCTCTGTTCCTTGGATTCTTCTTCTATCTCCTGCACATGCTGTTTGGCCGCTTCTTCTGGATCGCCAGGGTGGCCCTGTTCACCCTGTCCTGTGTGTACATCCTGCAGAAGTATGAGGGGGACCCGGAGCACGCcgtgctgcccctctgcttcgTCGTGGCCGTCTACTTCATGACGGGCCCCGTTGGGTTTTACTGGAGGAggaacagcaacagcagcctggaggagaagaTGGACCACCTGGACAGCCAGATCAGACTGCTGAACATCCGCCTTTCCAGGGTGATTGAGAACCTGGATAGGGGCAGTGAGCAATGA